A genomic region of Canis aureus isolate CA01 chromosome 16, VMU_Caureus_v.1.0, whole genome shotgun sequence contains the following coding sequences:
- the RAB37 gene encoding ras-related protein Rab-37 isoform X4, which produces MTGMSGAAATRDGEAPEHSPPCSPSYDVTGKNKVVTVDGVRVKLQIWDTAGQERFRSVTHAYYRDAQALLLLYDITNKSSFDNIRAWLTEIHEYAQRDVVIMLLGNKADVSNERVIRSEDGETLAREYGVPFMETSAKTGMNVELAFLAIAKELKYRALWHPDGPRFQIRDFVESQKKQPSCCSFS; this is translated from the exons ATGACGGGCATGTCTGGCGCCGCTGCCACCCGGGATGGAGAGGCCCCCGAGCACTCCCCGCCCTGCAGTCCGAGCTACGATGTCACGGGCAAG AACAAGGTGGTGACCGTGGATGGTGTGAGGGTGAAGCTGCAG ATCTGGGATACAGCCGGGCAGGAGCGATTCCGCAGTGTCACACATGCTTATTACCGAGATGCCCAGG CCTTGCTCCTGCTCTATGACATCACCAACAAGTCTTCCTTCGACAACATCCGG GCCTGGCTCACTGAGATTCATGAGTACGCCCAGAGGGATGTAGTGATCATGCTGCTCGGCAACAAG GCGGACGTGAGCAATGAAAGGGTGATCCGTTCCGAGGATGGAGAGACACTAGCCAGG GAGTACGGCGTTCCCTTCATGGAGACCAGCGCCAAGACGGGCATGAATGTGGAGTTAGCCTTTCTGGCCATTGCCAA GGAGCTGAAGTACAGAGCCTTGTGGCACCCTGATGGGCCCCGCTTCCAGATCCGAGACTTTGTGGAATCCCAGAAGAAACAGCCCAGCTGCTGCTCCTTCTCATGA
- the RAB37 gene encoding ras-related protein Rab-37 isoform X1, with amino-acid sequence MTGMSGAAATRDGEAPEHSPPCSPSYDVTGKVMLLGDSGVGKTCFLIQFKDGAFLSGNFIATVGIDFRNKVVTVDGVRVKLQIWDTAGQERFRSVTHAYYRDAQALLLLYDITNKSSFDNIRAWLTEIHEYAQRDVVIMLLGNKADVSNERVIRSEDGETLAREYGVPFMETSAKTGMNVELAFLAIAKELKYRALWHPDGPRFQIRDFVESQKKQPSCCSFS; translated from the exons ATGACGGGCATGTCTGGCGCCGCTGCCACCCGGGATGGAGAGGCCCCCGAGCACTCCCCGCCCTGCAGTCCGAGCTACGATGTCACGGGCAAG GTGATGCTTCTGGGAGACTCAGGCGTTGGCAAAACCTGTTTCCTGATCCAATTCAAAGACGGGGCCTTCCTGTCCGGAAACTTCATAGCCACCGTCGGCATAGACTTCAGG AACAAGGTGGTGACCGTGGATGGTGTGAGGGTGAAGCTGCAG ATCTGGGATACAGCCGGGCAGGAGCGATTCCGCAGTGTCACACATGCTTATTACCGAGATGCCCAGG CCTTGCTCCTGCTCTATGACATCACCAACAAGTCTTCCTTCGACAACATCCGG GCCTGGCTCACTGAGATTCATGAGTACGCCCAGAGGGATGTAGTGATCATGCTGCTCGGCAACAAG GCGGACGTGAGCAATGAAAGGGTGATCCGTTCCGAGGATGGAGAGACACTAGCCAGG GAGTACGGCGTTCCCTTCATGGAGACCAGCGCCAAGACGGGCATGAATGTGGAGTTAGCCTTTCTGGCCATTGCCAA GGAGCTGAAGTACAGAGCCTTGTGGCACCCTGATGGGCCCCGCTTCCAGATCCGAGACTTTGTGGAATCCCAGAAGAAACAGCCCAGCTGCTGCTCCTTCTCATGA